A stretch of Parvimonas micra DNA encodes these proteins:
- the asnS gene encoding asparagine--tRNA ligase → MFLLKDIFANEKNFIDKEVEVAGWIKNSRFNNNIGFIELNDGTTFRSIQIVVESKLDNFQTISKLLLPSAIIVKGKVVKSLGGKQNFEINASEIVVEGESTDKYPLQKKRHTFEFLRTIQHLRPRANTFNAVFRVRSILSYALHKFFFERGFVYAHTPIITASDAEGAGEMFRVTNLDIDNLPRTKNGEVDFSQDFFSKPTNLTVSGQLEGEAFAMAYRNIYTFGPTFRAENSNTTRHAAEFWMIEPEIAFADLKDVIKLSEDMVKYIIKFVLENAPDEMKFFNDFIDNGLLERLNSVVNSEFKVMTYTEAIEILKSSKENFKYPVEWGVDLKTEHERYICEKIVKGPVFLTDYPKEIKAFYMRLNDDNKTVAATDMLVPGIGELIGGSQREERLEILEQKMKDSNMNIEDYSWYLDLRRFGGTKHGGYGLGFERMLMYLTGMQNIRDVLPFPRTVGLCEF, encoded by the coding sequence ATGTTTTTACTAAAAGATATTTTTGCAAATGAAAAAAATTTTATTGACAAAGAAGTTGAAGTGGCAGGTTGGATAAAAAATAGTCGTTTTAATAATAATATTGGTTTTATAGAGCTTAATGATGGAACAACTTTCAGAAGTATTCAAATTGTAGTTGAATCAAAACTAGATAATTTTCAAACTATATCAAAATTACTGTTACCTTCCGCAATTATAGTTAAAGGTAAAGTTGTTAAAAGTTTAGGTGGAAAACAAAATTTTGAAATTAATGCCTCTGAAATAGTAGTTGAAGGAGAGTCCACTGATAAGTATCCTCTTCAAAAGAAAAGACACACATTTGAATTTTTGAGAACAATCCAACATCTAAGACCAAGAGCAAATACATTTAATGCTGTTTTTAGAGTTAGATCGATTTTAAGCTATGCTCTACACAAATTCTTTTTCGAAAGAGGATTTGTTTATGCACACACACCAATTATAACTGCAAGTGATGCAGAAGGTGCTGGCGAAATGTTTAGAGTGACAAATTTAGATATAGACAATCTACCTAGAACAAAAAATGGAGAAGTTGATTTTTCTCAAGACTTTTTTTCTAAACCAACAAATTTAACTGTTAGTGGTCAATTAGAAGGTGAAGCATTCGCAATGGCATATAGAAATATCTATACATTTGGACCAACATTTAGAGCTGAAAATTCAAATACTACAAGACATGCTGCTGAATTTTGGATGATTGAACCAGAAATAGCTTTTGCTGATTTAAAAGATGTTATTAAATTATCAGAAGATATGGTTAAATATATTATTAAATTCGTTTTAGAAAATGCTCCTGATGAAATGAAGTTTTTTAACGATTTTATAGATAACGGATTGCTCGAAAGATTAAATTCTGTTGTTAATTCAGAATTTAAGGTTATGACATATACTGAAGCAATTGAAATATTAAAATCATCTAAAGAAAATTTCAAATACCCAGTTGAATGGGGAGTTGATTTGAAAACAGAGCATGAAAGATATATCTGTGAAAAAATCGTAAAGGGTCCTGTATTTTTAACAGATTATCCAAAAGAAATTAAAGCGTTCTATATGAGATTGAATGATGATAATAAAACTGTTGCAGCAACAGATATGTTAGTTCCAGGTATAGGAGAACTAATAGGAGGAAGTCAAAGAGAAGAAAGACTTGAAATATTAGAACAAAAAATGAAAGATTCAAATATGAATATTGAAGATTATTCTTGGTATTTAGACTTAAGAAGGTTTGGTGGAACAAAACATGGTGGTTATGGATTAGGATTTGAAAGGATGTTAATGTATCTAACAGGAATGCAAAATATAAGAGACGTATTACCTTTCCCAAGAACAGTAGGATTATGTGAATTTTAA
- a CDS encoding replication-associated recombination protein A: protein MDLFKMNYNLFSKLSKPLAERMRPKDLSFFIGQDNIIKNNSVLKNMIKNNRFSSMILYGPPGSGKTSLANIISSTTDNYFVKISAVTSGTKEIKEIIELAKDNLSMYNKRTILFIDEIHRFNKMQQDYLLEFVENGDIIFIGATTENPAYEVNNALLSRVIVFELQALSFEHLKDIIDNAILNDEILKNKKISYTEDGISYLIKMSNGDARTALNYLELIIDNIESEDKVISENKIKNILDKVKVYYDKNSDKHYNFISAFIKSMRIGDPDAVVYYLASMLISGEDINFIARRMIIFASEDIGNANPNALILANSCAESVKKLGMPEARIILSQCAIYLACSEKSNSSYLAINKALKFIKENGLEEVPIFLQTSRSISKKNEEYKYPHDYENMVTGQEYLPEKIKDIKFYNPKNIGYEKNFFDKLEEE from the coding sequence ATGGATTTATTTAAAATGAATTACAATTTATTTTCTAAATTATCAAAACCATTGGCCGAAAGAATGAGACCAAAGGATTTATCTTTTTTTATTGGTCAAGATAATATAATAAAAAATAATTCTGTGCTAAAAAACATGATAAAAAATAATAGATTTTCGTCAATGATATTATATGGTCCACCAGGATCTGGGAAAACATCACTTGCAAATATTATTTCTAGTACTACTGATAATTATTTTGTAAAAATTTCTGCAGTTACATCTGGAACAAAGGAGATTAAAGAAATAATTGAACTTGCAAAAGATAATTTATCAATGTATAATAAAAGAACTATATTATTTATAGATGAGATACATAGATTCAATAAAATGCAACAAGATTATCTACTAGAATTTGTTGAAAATGGAGATATAATATTTATTGGAGCTACTACAGAAAATCCTGCTTATGAAGTAAATAATGCATTATTATCAAGAGTTATTGTTTTTGAATTACAAGCACTTAGTTTTGAACATTTAAAAGATATAATTGACAATGCTATTTTAAATGATGAAATTTTAAAGAATAAAAAAATAAGCTATACAGAAGATGGCATAAGCTATTTAATAAAAATGTCAAATGGAGATGCAAGAACGGCATTAAATTATCTTGAATTAATTATTGACAATATTGAATCTGAAGATAAAGTTATATCTGAAAATAAAATCAAGAATATTCTTGACAAGGTAAAAGTATATTATGATAAAAATTCAGATAAACATTATAATTTCATTTCTGCTTTTATAAAATCTATGAGAATAGGAGATCCTGATGCTGTTGTTTATTATTTAGCGTCAATGTTAATTTCTGGTGAAGATATCAATTTTATTGCAAGAAGAATGATAATCTTTGCATCAGAAGATATTGGAAATGCAAATCCAAATGCACTGATTTTAGCAAATTCATGTGCAGAATCTGTAAAAAAATTAGGAATGCCTGAAGCAAGGATTATTTTATCACAATGTGCCATTTACCTTGCATGTAGTGAAAAAAGCAACTCATCATACTTAGCTATAAATAAGGCATTAAAATTTATTAAAGAAAATGGACTTGAAGAAGTTCCTATCTTTTTACAAACTTCAAGATCAATATCTAAAAAAAATGAGGAATATAAGTATCCTCACGACTATGAAAATATGGTTACAGGTCAAGAATATTTACCTGAAAAAATTAAAGATATAAAATTTTATAACCCAAAAAATATTGGATATGAAAAAAATTTTTTTGATAAATTAGAGGAGGAATAG
- the rplS gene encoding 50S ribosomal protein L19, with protein MDIIKQIENEQLRQEKFDFNVGDTVVIGYKIKEGNRERVQAFEGTVIKKQGKGSRATFTVRRVLQGVGVERTFPIHSPRIESLKVIRRGKVRRAKLYYLRDRVGKASKVKELKKY; from the coding sequence ATGGATATAATAAAACAAATTGAAAATGAACAATTAAGACAAGAAAAATTTGATTTTAATGTTGGTGATACAGTTGTTATCGGATATAAAATCAAAGAAGGAAATAGAGAAAGAGTTCAAGCTTTTGAAGGAACTGTAATTAAAAAACAAGGAAAAGGCTCAAGAGCAACTTTTACTGTAAGAAGAGTATTACAAGGAGTTGGTGTTGAAAGAACATTCCCAATTCATTCACCAAGAATTGAAAGTTTAAAAGTAATTAGACGTGGTAAAGTAAGACGTGCAAAATTATATTACTTAAGAGACAGAGTAGGTAAGGCTTCAAAAGTTAAAGAATTAAAGAAATATTAA
- the trmD gene encoding tRNA (guanosine(37)-N1)-methyltransferase TrmD: MIKITILTLFPEFIDSIRNYGVLGKAIEKGVIELEILNIRDFSKDKHNKVDDEIYGGGAGMLMTVQPVFDAINFSKKDNSKVVFLSPQGEVLTQNKCKELSKKEHLIFLCGHYEGIDSRIINNYVDEEISVGDYVVTGGEIPAMLLMDAVCRMVDGVLGNSESASTDSHYNNLLQYDVFTRPRDFNGIEVPEVLLSGNHKEIEKWREESSLENTKKKRPDLYEKYILKNK, from the coding sequence ATGATTAAGATTACAATTTTAACTTTGTTTCCAGAATTTATTGACTCAATAAGAAATTATGGTGTCTTGGGCAAAGCCATTGAAAAAGGCGTTATTGAACTTGAAATTTTGAATATCAGAGATTTTTCTAAAGACAAACATAATAAAGTTGATGATGAAATATATGGTGGTGGAGCAGGTATGTTGATGACAGTTCAACCTGTTTTCGATGCTATAAATTTTAGTAAAAAAGATAATTCTAAAGTCGTATTTCTATCTCCGCAGGGAGAAGTTTTAACACAAAATAAATGTAAAGAGTTATCTAAAAAAGAACATTTAATATTTCTATGTGGACATTATGAAGGTATTGATTCCAGAATTATAAATAATTATGTAGATGAAGAAATTTCTGTAGGCGATTATGTTGTAACAGGAGGAGAAATTCCTGCTATGTTACTTATGGATGCTGTTTGTAGAATGGTTGATGGAGTATTAGGTAATTCAGAAAGTGCTTCTACGGATTCGCATTATAATAACTTGTTACAATATGATGTTTTTACAAGACCTCGAGATTTTAATGGAATTGAAGTTCCAGAAGTTTTACTTAGTGGAAATCATAAAGAAATTGAAAAATGGAGAGAAGAGTCTTCATTAGAAAATACAAAGAAAAAAAGACCTGACTTATATGAAAAGTACATTTTAAAAAATAAATAG
- the rimM gene encoding ribosome maturation factor RimM (Essential for efficient processing of 16S rRNA), whose amino-acid sequence MEFIEVAKIINVHGIKGTVKIYSLTSNTDRFNAGCIFYIDKKIPVTIKSVRELSSDLALLAFNEYDNINQVLEFKNKGLFIEESNLLELPEDEYYIYKLIGVDVYDQEDKFIGKIKNVLTTLANDVYEIDYNGKNVYVPAVKEFIKDVDINKSIMKVNIIDGMLND is encoded by the coding sequence ATGGAATTTATTGAAGTTGCAAAAATTATAAATGTTCATGGAATAAAAGGTACTGTAAAAATTTATTCATTAACTTCCAATACTGATAGATTTAATGCGGGTTGTATATTTTATATTGATAAAAAAATACCTGTTACTATTAAATCCGTCAGAGAGTTGAGTTCTGATCTTGCTTTATTAGCTTTTAATGAGTATGACAATATAAATCAAGTGTTAGAATTTAAAAATAAAGGACTTTTTATTGAAGAAAGTAATTTATTAGAACTTCCTGAAGATGAATATTATATATATAAACTGATAGGAGTTGATGTATATGATCAAGAAGATAAATTTATTGGAAAAATAAAAAATGTTTTGACAACATTGGCTAATGATGTTTATGAAATTGATTACAATGGAAAAAATGTATATGTACCAGCAGTAAAAGAGTTTATAAAAGATGTTGATATTAATAAATCAATAATGAAAGTAAATATAATAGATGGTATGTTAAATGATTAA
- a CDS encoding KH domain-containing protein — protein MKELVEFIVKSLVDNPEKLVITTEEEGEVLKIFIKADENDIGKIIGKQGKIAKAIRTIVRSAAMKLGKKVIIEIN, from the coding sequence ATGAAAGAATTAGTTGAATTTATTGTGAAATCTCTAGTTGATAATCCTGAAAAATTAGTTATAACTACTGAGGAAGAAGGAGAAGTATTAAAGATTTTTATTAAGGCAGACGAAAATGATATTGGAAAAATCATAGGCAAGCAAGGTAAAATTGCTAAAGCTATAAGGACAATTGTTAGATCTGCTGCAATGAAGTTAGGTAAAAAGGTAATAATAGAAATAAATTAG
- the rpsP gene encoding 30S ribosomal protein S16 yields MAVKIRLKRMGSKKKPFYRIVVADSRAPRDGKFIEEIGYYNPLTESKEIKVDAEKVNAWIKNGAKPTDTVNRLFKNNNIYSENK; encoded by the coding sequence ATGGCAGTTAAGATTAGATTAAAGAGAATGGGTTCAAAGAAAAAACCATTTTATAGAATAGTTGTTGCCGATTCAAGAGCACCAAGAGATGGTAAATTTATCGAGGAAATTGGATATTACAATCCATTAACAGAATCAAAAGAAATTAAAGTTGATGCTGAAAAGGTAAATGCTTGGATTAAAAATGGTGCAAAACCAACTGATACGGTAAATAGATTATTTAAAAATAATAACATATATTCTGAAAATAAATAA
- the ffh gene encoding signal recognition particle protein → MIFENLSEKLQGALNKLRGKGKLSEKDVDLAMREVKLALLESDVNFKVVKQFINNVKERAIGKEVMESLTPAQQVIKIVNEELTALMGKKEEKIQIDSNPPTVIMLCGLQGAGKTTHAGKLARYFIKQNKRPLLVACDVYRPAAIKQLQVVGKSVDVPVFTIDDCKDVTKIANESIKFANSNSKDIVILDTAGRLHIDDVLMEELKSIKSSVSPIEILLVVDSMTGQDAVNVAESFNNELDITGVIMTKLDGDARGGAALSIKAITGKPIKFIGVGEKLDDLEQFYPDRMASRILGMGDILSVIDKVQKQFDLKQTKELEEKIRKQSFTLDDFLSQMQQVRNMGPLQDLLSMMPGVNSKMLKDVNIDEKELDKIEAMILSMTKKERENPDIIDNSRKQRIVKGSGTSITNLNKLLKQFKDSKKMMKKMQDMTKGAKKKGKFGLPFFK, encoded by the coding sequence ATGATATTTGAGAATTTATCCGAAAAACTTCAAGGAGCATTAAATAAATTAAGAGGTAAGGGAAAATTATCTGAAAAAGATGTAGACCTTGCAATGAGAGAAGTTAAACTTGCACTTTTAGAATCTGATGTGAATTTCAAAGTTGTTAAACAGTTTATAAATAACGTGAAAGAAAGAGCAATTGGTAAAGAAGTTATGGAGAGTTTAACTCCTGCACAACAAGTTATCAAAATTGTAAATGAAGAACTTACTGCTCTTATGGGGAAAAAAGAAGAGAAAATTCAAATTGACTCTAATCCTCCGACTGTTATTATGCTTTGTGGTTTGCAAGGTGCAGGTAAAACTACGCATGCTGGAAAACTTGCGAGATACTTTATAAAACAAAATAAAAGACCTCTACTAGTAGCATGTGATGTTTATAGACCAGCAGCAATAAAGCAATTGCAAGTTGTTGGTAAATCAGTTGATGTTCCAGTATTTACTATTGACGATTGTAAAGATGTTACTAAAATAGCAAATGAATCAATTAAATTTGCAAATTCCAATTCAAAAGATATAGTTATTTTAGACACTGCTGGTAGACTACACATAGATGATGTACTTATGGAAGAATTAAAATCTATTAAATCATCAGTTAGTCCAATAGAAATTTTATTAGTAGTAGATTCTATGACAGGACAAGATGCTGTAAATGTTGCTGAAAGTTTTAATAATGAATTAGACATTACCGGAGTGATAATGACTAAATTAGACGGAGACGCGAGAGGGGGAGCTGCTTTGTCTATTAAGGCTATCACAGGAAAACCCATTAAATTTATTGGTGTAGGTGAAAAGCTTGATGATTTAGAGCAATTTTATCCTGATAGAATGGCATCTAGAATTTTAGGAATGGGAGATATTTTATCTGTAATAGATAAAGTTCAGAAGCAATTTGATTTGAAGCAGACAAAAGAACTTGAAGAAAAAATTAGAAAGCAAAGTTTTACATTGGATGATTTTTTAAGTCAAATGCAACAGGTTAGAAATATGGGACCGTTACAAGATTTACTTTCTATGATGCCCGGGGTGAACTCTAAAATGCTAAAAGATGTTAACATTGATGAAAAAGAGCTTGATAAAATTGAAGCAATGATTTTATCAATGACAAAAAAAGAAAGAGAAAATCCGGATATTATTGATAATTCTAGAAAGCAAAGAATTGTAAAAGGTTCAGGAACTAGTATTACAAATCTTAACAAATTGCTTAAGCAATTTAAAGATAGTAAAAAAATGATGAAAAAAATGCAAGACATGACTAAAGGAGCTAAGAAAAAAGGCAAATTCGGTTTACCTTTTTTTAAATAA
- the ylxM gene encoding YlxM family DNA-binding protein — MEKIVEIAVLFDYYGKLLSEKQYKVVDQYCNEDLSLREIAELNGISKQGISDILSRAEKKLRFYEDELKLISKFEKINSSLREISLLIEKSKIEDSSLQSILDIIQKKNNEIIENDL; from the coding sequence ATGGAAAAAATAGTTGAGATAGCTGTTCTGTTTGATTATTATGGCAAACTTCTTAGCGAGAAGCAATATAAAGTTGTTGATCAATATTGTAATGAAGATTTGTCTCTTAGAGAAATTGCTGAATTAAATGGAATTTCTAAACAAGGTATATCAGATATTTTAAGTAGAGCAGAAAAAAAATTAAGATTTTATGAAGATGAATTAAAATTAATTTCTAAATTTGAAAAAATAAATAGTAGTCTAAGGGAAATTAGTTTATTAATTGAAAAATCAAAAATAGAAGATTCTTCTTTACAGAGTATTCTTGATATTATTCAAAAGAAAAATAATGAAATTATAGAAAATGATTTATAG
- the ftsY gene encoding signal recognition particle-docking protein FtsY, translating to MFNFFGKKKEENEAEEVVEKKQNFFERLKKGLTNTRNNLSSKIDNLLSMSKKIDEELFEELEYILVSADIGANVTMELIDDLKEIVKKEKITEPSLIKDKLIELMNSKLASKELNHNFNIIDGVPTIILVVGVNGVGKTTSIGKLASKFKSKGKNVMLVAADTFRAAATEQLTEWANRAGVPIISNEEGADPASVVYDGIQSAKSKNIDVLICDTAGRLHNKKNLMNELNKIARVIDREYPEASKETTLVLDATTGQNAIIQAKEFRETANIDGVILTKLDGTAKGGVVFTIQLEMEIPVKQIGIGEQIDDLQDYNDEDFVNAIFN from the coding sequence ATGTTTAATTTTTTTGGAAAGAAAAAAGAAGAAAATGAAGCCGAAGAAGTTGTTGAAAAAAAACAGAATTTTTTTGAAAGATTAAAAAAAGGTTTAACAAACACAAGAAATAATTTATCTAGCAAGATAGATAACTTACTTTCTATGTCAAAAAAAATTGATGAAGAATTATTTGAAGAATTGGAATATATTTTAGTATCTGCTGACATTGGAGCAAATGTTACAATGGAACTAATAGATGATTTAAAAGAAATTGTTAAAAAGGAAAAAATTACTGAACCGTCTTTAATCAAAGACAAATTAATTGAGCTTATGAACTCAAAGTTAGCTTCAAAAGAATTAAATCACAATTTTAATATTATAGATGGTGTACCAACTATTATATTAGTTGTTGGAGTAAATGGTGTCGGAAAAACAACTTCTATAGGAAAATTAGCAAGTAAATTCAAGTCAAAAGGTAAGAATGTAATGCTTGTTGCTGCAGATACTTTTAGGGCAGCAGCAACTGAACAACTTACTGAATGGGCTAATAGAGCAGGTGTTCCAATAATTTCAAATGAAGAAGGAGCTGATCCAGCATCTGTTGTATATGATGGAATTCAAAGTGCAAAGAGTAAAAATATAGATGTTCTAATTTGTGACACTGCTGGAAGACTTCATAATAAGAAAAATTTAATGAATGAGTTGAATAAGATTGCCAGGGTAATAGATAGAGAATATCCTGAAGCGAGTAAGGAAACAACACTTGTCCTTGATGCAACAACTGGACAAAATGCTATTATTCAAGCTAAAGAATTTAGGGAAACAGCAAATATAGATGGTGTAATTCTAACAAAATTAGATGGAACTGCTAAAGGTGGTGTTGTTTTCACAATTCAACTTGAAATGGAAATTCCGGTTAAACAAATAGGAATTGGAGAACAAATAGATGATTTACAAGATTACAATGATGAAGACTTTGTAAATGCAATATTTAATTAA